From Desulfobacterales bacterium, a single genomic window includes:
- the mutY gene encoding A/G-specific adenine glycosylase, which translates to MHITKKTVTLIQQRLTRWYQEHKRPLPWRETRNPYCIWVSEVMLQQTQVKTVIPYYVTFISRFPDVASLAEADLHEVLKLWEGLGYYARARNLHRAAKIVAESHKGIVPDDYAAFRALPGVGEYIAAAVLSIAFSQPHAVVDGNVKRVLARLACIETPVNQAAGHREFNAYAQTLLDRQSPETFNQAMMELGALICKPEIPDCLQCPLNADCLSCRKKVVARYPRRIKARRTPTHSIAVAVIWRNGKVLITQRAPDGLLGGLWEFPGGKVKAKETSIEACKREVKEETGLSIEVMAPLTRVKHAYTHFKIEMDVFICRYAGGRVRLSGPVAFRWVTLGELNQYPFPKANHKFFPLLRAWGKPGDKNNSA; encoded by the coding sequence ATGCATATTACGAAAAAAACCGTCACGCTTATTCAGCAGCGTCTGACCCGATGGTATCAGGAACACAAAAGGCCGCTGCCGTGGCGTGAAACCCGGAACCCCTATTGCATCTGGGTCTCGGAAGTAATGTTGCAGCAAACACAGGTTAAAACGGTGATCCCCTATTATGTAACATTTATTTCCCGGTTTCCGGATGTAGCGAGCCTCGCTGAAGCGGATCTTCATGAAGTGCTCAAACTCTGGGAGGGACTGGGCTATTATGCCAGGGCCAGAAATCTGCACCGGGCCGCAAAAATCGTAGCGGAATCGCACAAGGGGATTGTCCCCGATGACTATGCGGCATTTCGAGCCCTGCCCGGCGTGGGGGAGTATATCGCGGCGGCCGTTCTCAGCATCGCGTTCTCTCAACCCCATGCCGTGGTGGACGGGAACGTGAAACGCGTCCTGGCGCGGCTGGCGTGCATCGAAACCCCCGTCAATCAGGCCGCCGGGCATCGGGAATTTAATGCGTATGCCCAAACGCTGTTGGACCGGCAGTCCCCCGAAACCTTCAACCAGGCGATGATGGAACTGGGGGCGCTGATTTGCAAGCCGGAAATCCCCGATTGCTTGCAATGCCCCCTGAATGCGGATTGCCTTTCCTGTCGAAAAAAGGTTGTTGCCCGGTATCCGCGGCGAATCAAGGCAAGACGGACACCGACCCACTCCATTGCCGTCGCCGTCATATGGCGCAACGGCAAGGTCCTGATTACCCAACGCGCCCCGGATGGGTTGTTGGGGGGCCTGTGGGAATTTCCAGGCGGAAAAGTCAAGGCCAAGGAAACAAGCATCGAAGCCTGCAAAAGAGAGGTAAAAGAGGAAACGGGACTTTCCATCGAGGTGATGGCGCCGTTAACGCGCGTCAAGCATGCCTATACCCATTTTAAAATCGAAATGGATGTATTTATCTGCCGCTATGCCGGAGGGCGGGTGCGGCTTTCCGGGCCCGTGGCGTTCAGATGGGTCACCCTCGGGGAGCTGAATCAATACCCCTTCCCAAAGGCCAACCATAAGTTCTTCCCCCTTTTGAGAGCATGGGGAAAGCCCGGGGATAAGAACAACTCGGCATAG
- a CDS encoding mechanosensitive ion channel — protein MRLFLFLLLFLLMFPAVPVAAESPNPLLNPHARVMDKPPATTGDNTQEASGATAFPGLPFVGPRASELKTKADDTRKIISTYTQTVSQTQEIDDAERRFQKRRDLVLSLSEEDNWDTTKLVDDRLMLLEEKKGQEVLRKKISSILSELELNKKDWERRQTYWREWDVFLGASNSKTLSETFNECHKVIKEILKGLNNAISAQLILQDRLSRLLEETLKLVEIVETAFSRQRSNLFKKHAPSLFNTEFYAQFNSAFWRALPDGAGKLEDLFDSRSAWRITTRIFILFIVVFLTALLRKSELTREDWPYLLHHPVALGVFLSEVLSIVFFGPPTGLGRDFSYALLTFSSFILISAFLKVRLNRFAVCFLAALVVVPGLLKMIFLPSPLFRLYWAGTTLTGTVLFSVWARQVLRGALPKNKLFSGFLRGGAVVMALAALAQMAGFVSFSEELVLFTLKIAFLFAGIFLLLQISRMTLQLLLGHSFLADRAFIRHFGKELGSKLRTLLNVVIWGLAFFSFFSIIGVYSSPGEAFEKLFLVQIAIGTRILSPALFILAALVLYLSSFISWIIRSILESEVFPRIQMEKGAGQSVTKLLHYCLMVVGFLIGVSVIGLDLKSFAVLGGALGIGIGFGLQNIVNNFISGMVLLFERPVRVGDRIQTDDHVGIVKKIGLRSTVIETLDESQLIIPNSHLVSEKVTNWTRSNTIARLKIPVGVAYNSDVGLVFDTLTAAALANPRVRAFPEPIALLLGFGDSCLNMELRVWLTDVNQIRLAQSEISREIIRRFAESGIEIPFPQQEVKVRYDGNAQAIGAIPVGK, from the coding sequence GATACGCGAAAGATTATTTCCACCTACACCCAAACCGTTTCTCAGACACAAGAGATCGACGATGCCGAAAGGCGTTTCCAAAAGCGCCGGGATTTGGTCCTATCGCTTTCGGAAGAGGACAACTGGGATACGACAAAGCTCGTTGATGATAGATTGATGCTCCTGGAGGAGAAAAAAGGACAGGAAGTCCTGCGCAAAAAAATTTCTTCCATCCTCTCCGAACTTGAACTCAACAAAAAAGATTGGGAAAGGCGGCAAACATACTGGCGGGAATGGGACGTTTTTCTGGGTGCAAGCAACAGCAAAACGCTGTCGGAAACCTTTAATGAGTGCCACAAGGTCATTAAGGAGATCTTGAAAGGCCTCAACAATGCGATCAGCGCCCAATTGATTTTGCAGGATCGATTGTCCCGGCTTCTTGAAGAGACCCTCAAGCTTGTCGAAATTGTTGAGACGGCATTTTCCAGGCAGCGCAGCAACCTATTTAAAAAACATGCGCCATCCCTTTTCAACACGGAGTTTTATGCTCAGTTCAATTCGGCTTTCTGGCGCGCTCTCCCTGACGGAGCGGGTAAGTTGGAAGACTTATTTGATAGCCGGTCGGCTTGGCGCATAACGACCAGAATATTCATTCTGTTTATCGTTGTCTTTCTGACGGCATTATTGAGGAAAAGCGAGCTGACAAGGGAGGATTGGCCATATTTATTGCATCACCCCGTAGCACTGGGGGTATTCTTGTCAGAAGTGCTATCGATAGTTTTTTTTGGCCCGCCAACCGGGCTCGGGCGAGACTTTTCCTACGCTTTGTTGACCTTTTCATCCTTTATCCTGATATCGGCGTTTCTGAAGGTTCGTCTGAACCGATTCGCTGTATGTTTTTTGGCTGCGCTCGTGGTTGTCCCTGGGTTATTGAAAATGATTTTTCTTCCGAGTCCTCTTTTCCGGCTATACTGGGCCGGAACCACCCTGACGGGAACCGTTCTCTTTTCCGTATGGGCGCGGCAAGTGCTGCGCGGAGCGCTGCCGAAAAATAAACTTTTTTCGGGATTTTTGCGTGGGGGTGCTGTTGTCATGGCACTGGCTGCGCTTGCGCAGATGGCCGGCTTTGTGAGTTTCTCTGAAGAGCTGGTGCTTTTCACATTAAAAATTGCTTTTCTTTTCGCGGGCATATTTCTTTTATTGCAAATCAGCAGGATGACGTTGCAGTTGCTACTGGGGCATTCTTTCCTGGCCGATAGAGCGTTCATCAGGCATTTCGGTAAGGAGCTGGGTTCAAAGCTGCGGACCCTCCTGAATGTGGTTATCTGGGGTTTGGCTTTTTTCTCCTTTTTTTCGATAATTGGAGTTTACAGCTCACCCGGCGAGGCGTTTGAAAAGCTGTTTCTCGTCCAGATAGCCATCGGAACCCGGATTCTATCGCCCGCCCTGTTTATCCTGGCCGCCCTGGTGCTCTATCTGTCAAGTTTCATATCCTGGATTATCCGTTCAATCCTCGAATCAGAGGTCTTTCCCCGCATACAGATGGAAAAGGGGGCCGGACAATCCGTAACGAAACTCTTGCATTATTGTCTGATGGTTGTCGGGTTTTTAATCGGCGTCAGCGTTATTGGGCTGGATTTGAAGAGCTTTGCCGTATTGGGAGGCGCCCTGGGTATCGGTATCGGTTTCGGCCTGCAGAATATCGTCAACAATTTCATCAGCGGGATGGTTCTTCTTTTTGAAAGGCCGGTGAGGGTTGGGGATCGAATTCAGACGGACGACCATGTCGGCATCGTGAAAAAGATCGGGCTGCGTTCGACGGTCATAGAGACGCTTGACGAATCCCAGCTCATTATCCCCAATTCACATCTCGTTTCCGAAAAAGTGACCAATTGGACCCGTTCGAATACGATTGCGCGACTAAAAATCCCCGTAGGGGTTGCCTACAACAGCGACGTGGGCCTTGTGTTCGATACGCTGACCGCAGCCGCTCTGGCGAACCCCCGTGTACGGGCCTTCCCGGAGCCGATAGCCCTGCTGTTGGGATTTGGTGATTCCTGCCTGAACATGGAACTCCGTGTCTGGCTTACGGACGTGAATCAAATTCGGCTTGCCCAGAGTGAGATTTCTCGCGAAATCATCCGGCGGTTTGCCGAATCCGGCATTGAGATTCCTTTTCCGCAGCAGGAGGTCAAGGTGCGATACGATGGGAATGCGCAGGCCATTGGTGCTATACCAGTGGGAAAATAG
- the lon gene encoding endopeptidase La has product MTQQPSLDVGTENIPETLPILPLFDVALFPKMVLPIVVMPGDSILLVDEAMSKDRIIGLLASKKTQAEGVVNPDDLYGIGTSALILKMAKAPDNRAQLLVQGLGRFQVEKFIEGGPYLKAQVRNLKEEGQKDKEVEALMANLTAQFTRVVELSPGLPQEIIAMAKSIHEPGILADMVASTINSTAEEKQHVLEILSIKDRLTEVTRLVNYQRDVMELGNKIQSQVKGDMDKRQREYYLRQQLKAIRDELGESDDGNVEVEDYRAKIEAKKLPEEAQKEAKRELDRLARMHPSSSEYTVASTYLDWLTALPWHEATEDNLDIAKARKVLDDDHFGLEKAKKRILEYLAVRKLKPDSKGPILCFVGPPGTGKTSLGNSIARALGRKFIRLSLGGVRDEAEIRGHRRTYVGALPGRIIQGIRRAESNNPVFMLDEIDKVGSDFRGDPSSALLEVLDPEQNFTFQDHYLDVAFDLSKVMFITTANVLDTIPPPLRDRMEVLQLLGYTEDEKIQIANRYLIPRQREAHGLTGKHITFNKAAIKKIITGYTREAGLRNLEREIASVCRGVAAKVAEGVTESVSITADNLSEYIGSVRISSDTKARTSTPGVATGLAWTPVGGELLFIEATAMPGKRNLTLTGQLGDVMKESAQAALSFIRSNAKSLGIENKYIEEHDLHIHVPAGAIPKDGPSAGVTMLTALTSLMTNRKIKKDLAMTGEITLRGLVLPVGGIKEKVLAAHRAGIKTLILPKWNEKDLEDIPEKVKKDITFHFVDKMREVLDIALGDK; this is encoded by the coding sequence ATGACCCAGCAACCATCTTTAGACGTTGGTACTGAAAATATACCGGAAACACTACCGATATTACCCCTGTTCGATGTCGCGCTTTTCCCCAAAATGGTGTTGCCCATTGTGGTGATGCCGGGGGATTCCATTCTTCTGGTGGATGAGGCCATGTCCAAGGATCGCATCATCGGTCTGTTGGCATCGAAAAAAACACAGGCTGAAGGGGTGGTAAATCCTGATGATCTCTATGGAATCGGGACCAGCGCCCTCATTTTGAAAATGGCCAAAGCCCCGGACAATCGGGCGCAGCTTCTGGTGCAGGGGCTCGGCCGGTTTCAGGTGGAGAAGTTCATCGAGGGCGGACCCTATCTCAAGGCCCAGGTGAGAAACCTGAAAGAAGAAGGCCAGAAGGACAAGGAGGTCGAGGCACTGATGGCGAACCTGACGGCACAGTTCACGCGCGTGGTGGAACTTTCGCCCGGGCTGCCGCAGGAAATCATCGCCATGGCCAAGTCCATTCACGAGCCTGGCATTCTGGCGGATATGGTGGCCTCCACCATCAATTCCACGGCGGAAGAAAAACAGCATGTGCTTGAAATCCTGAGTATCAAGGACCGGTTAACCGAGGTAACGCGCCTGGTCAACTACCAGCGCGATGTGATGGAGCTTGGCAATAAAATTCAGAGCCAGGTGAAGGGGGATATGGACAAGCGCCAGCGCGAGTACTACCTGCGCCAGCAGCTTAAAGCCATTCGGGATGAATTGGGCGAGTCGGACGATGGCAACGTGGAAGTCGAGGATTATCGCGCCAAGATCGAAGCGAAAAAACTGCCCGAGGAAGCCCAAAAGGAGGCCAAGCGGGAACTGGACCGGCTGGCCCGCATGCATCCCTCCTCCTCTGAGTATACGGTCGCTTCCACCTATCTTGACTGGCTGACGGCGCTTCCCTGGCATGAGGCCACCGAGGATAACCTGGATATCGCAAAGGCCCGCAAGGTGCTCGATGACGATCATTTCGGGCTTGAAAAAGCCAAAAAACGGATACTGGAGTACCTGGCCGTTCGAAAACTAAAACCCGATTCCAAGGGCCCCATTTTGTGTTTTGTCGGCCCGCCGGGCACGGGCAAGACCTCACTCGGAAATTCCATCGCCCGGGCCCTGGGCCGGAAATTCATTCGACTCTCCCTTGGCGGGGTTCGGGATGAGGCGGAAATTCGCGGCCATCGCCGCACCTATGTTGGCGCGTTGCCGGGCCGAATCATTCAGGGCATTCGCCGGGCTGAATCGAATAACCCCGTTTTTATGCTTGATGAGATCGACAAGGTCGGCAGCGATTTTCGCGGTGATCCCTCCTCGGCGCTTCTGGAAGTATTGGATCCGGAACAGAACTTTACCTTTCAGGATCATTACCTGGATGTGGCCTTTGATTTGTCGAAGGTCATGTTCATCACGACCGCCAACGTGCTGGATACGATTCCGCCGCCGTTGCGCGACCGCATGGAAGTCTTGCAGTTGCTGGGATATACGGAAGATGAAAAAATTCAGATCGCCAATCGCTATCTGATCCCGCGCCAGCGGGAGGCGCACGGGTTAACGGGTAAACACATTACCTTTAACAAGGCCGCCATTAAAAAAATCATCACCGGTTATACGCGGGAAGCCGGACTGCGAAACCTGGAGCGCGAGATTGCTTCGGTTTGCCGGGGGGTGGCCGCCAAGGTGGCCGAAGGCGTCACTGAATCCGTCAGCATCACCGCGGACAATCTTTCCGAATATATCGGTTCGGTGCGAATCTCTTCGGATACGAAAGCAAGGACGTCCACACCCGGTGTGGCCACGGGACTGGCCTGGACACCGGTGGGCGGCGAACTGCTTTTTATTGAGGCTACGGCCATGCCGGGCAAGCGGAACCTGACCCTGACCGGCCAGCTCGGAGATGTCATGAAGGAATCGGCGCAGGCCGCGCTGAGCTTTATTCGGTCCAACGCCAAGTCGCTGGGCATCGAGAATAAATATATCGAGGAACATGACCTTCACATTCATGTGCCGGCTGGAGCGATTCCCAAGGACGGCCCTTCCGCCGGGGTGACGATGCTCACGGCCCTTACGTCTTTAATGACCAATCGAAAGATCAAAAAGGATCTTGCCATGACCGGCGAGATTACCCTTCGCGGGCTGGTATTGCCGGTGGGCGGTATCAAGGAAAAGGTGCTGGCCGCGCATCGGGCCGGCATCAAGACGCTTATTTTGCCAAAATGGAACGAGAAGGATCTCGAGGATATTCCCGAAAAAGTGAAAAAGGATATTACGTTTCACTTTGTGGATAAAATGCGAGAGGTTTTGGATATTGCGCTTGGTGATAAATAG
- a CDS encoding DUF2092 domain-containing protein, with the protein MKRFALKMFFLIGVVLWLPLTSAAADSVPSKGQSEPGDEVNMKANAAADMREPAAIAELKRATDFLTSLPRFHIKASVAYDVVQTDGRILQFEKKGDLYLQRPDRFFADIQFDDGRRRQCWYDGKMLSLAERSKKVHTRIKAPPAIDATLDMLEGLLKEPQPLADLFYSDLRPLDQLAIEADVVGDSLVNGLPCKQLSFRGKTVDWQIWIEQGTTPFIRKLAISYREQPGTPQSVALLTVWEVPERFSDSLFTFTAPADSQWIDILVPMPRKTEKGGRP; encoded by the coding sequence ATGAAACGATTTGCATTAAAAATGTTTTTCTTGATCGGTGTTGTTCTCTGGCTGCCGCTTACCAGCGCCGCAGCCGATTCCGTACCGTCGAAGGGTCAATCTGAGCCTGGTGATGAAGTCAACATGAAGGCGAACGCCGCCGCTGACATGCGGGAACCTGCGGCCATTGCCGAGCTGAAGCGAGCGACGGATTTTCTCACTTCCCTGCCGCGCTTTCACATCAAGGCTTCCGTAGCCTATGACGTGGTTCAGACGGATGGCCGAATTCTTCAGTTCGAGAAGAAAGGCGATCTCTACCTCCAGCGGCCCGACCGTTTTTTTGCCGACATTCAATTCGATGACGGCCGCCGGCGCCAATGCTGGTACGACGGCAAGATGCTCAGCCTCGCCGAAAGATCCAAGAAAGTGCATACCCGGATCAAGGCCCCACCAGCTATCGACGCGACACTCGACATGCTGGAAGGTCTGCTCAAGGAACCCCAGCCGCTCGCAGACCTTTTCTACAGCGATTTGCGCCCCCTTGATCAACTGGCCATAGAAGCCGATGTGGTTGGCGATAGCCTGGTAAATGGGCTGCCGTGCAAGCAGCTGTCTTTCCGCGGCAAGACGGTTGACTGGCAGATCTGGATCGAGCAGGGAACGACCCCCTTCATTCGCAAACTGGCCATCAGCTATCGAGAACAGCCGGGCACACCGCAGTCTGTCGCCCTGCTGACTGTCTGGGAGGTACCGGAGCGATTCAGCGATAGCCTGTTCACCTTCACCGCGCCGGCCGATTCCCAATGGATCGACATATTGGTGCCGATGCCTCGCAAGACAGAGAAAGGAGGCCGGCCATGA
- a CDS encoding cytidylate kinase-like family protein — MRTTQQMVEEQVQRWQLLNKEKREPVKGISVVTISREPGSGGRIVAAKLAQSLEFDLFRQEVIHQMAESANVNKRLLETLDEKGINLLEETVSSVINEHHLWPDEYLKHLMKAIGVIGEHGRAVIVGRGANFILPPENCFRVRVIAPMVIRVNRLSKEFNLSKEEATRRLLRTESDRRAFIRKYFNANVADPLNYDLIINTANMSIEKAVATIRCAMTA; from the coding sequence ATGAGAACAACTCAGCAAATGGTTGAAGAGCAGGTACAGCGATGGCAACTGTTGAATAAAGAAAAACGCGAGCCCGTTAAGGGGATCAGCGTCGTTACCATCTCCAGGGAGCCCGGCAGCGGCGGCCGTATCGTAGCGGCCAAACTGGCGCAATCACTTGAATTTGACCTTTTTCGCCAGGAGGTGATTCACCAAATGGCCGAAAGCGCCAATGTCAATAAGCGGCTTCTGGAGACACTGGATGAAAAGGGGATCAACCTGCTGGAGGAAACCGTTTCCTCCGTGATCAACGAGCATCACCTCTGGCCGGATGAATATCTGAAGCATCTGATGAAAGCCATTGGCGTGATCGGTGAACACGGGCGGGCGGTGATCGTGGGACGAGGTGCCAATTTTATCTTGCCCCCGGAAAACTGTTTTCGAGTTCGGGTCATCGCGCCCATGGTGATTCGCGTGAACCGGCTTAGCAAGGAATTTAATCTTTCCAAGGAAGAGGCGACCCGTCGGCTGTTGCGCACGGAGTCGGACCGCCGGGCCTTTATTCGAAAATACTTCAACGCGAATGTGGCTGACCCGCTCAATTACGATCTGATCATCAACACGGCGAATATGAGTATTGAAAAAGCGGTCGCCACCATTCGTTGCGCGATGACGGCGTAA
- a CDS encoding Hsp20/alpha crystallin family protein, producing the protein MDYIKIRFGGILDEIESEIGKTIDGMFRPRALSPTFNCSECTWKPQMDIYETPDAIIILAEIAGVNKEDLDVELNSRAVKISGRRMGKAPGTNSTYRLAEIQYGSFERILYLPVPIDPENVGAIYSNGFLEIRLTRLPLDKTHKVPILDG; encoded by the coding sequence ATGGACTATATCAAAATTCGATTCGGTGGAATTTTAGATGAAATAGAATCCGAAATCGGAAAAACGATCGATGGGATGTTTCGCCCGAGGGCGCTGAGCCCGACCTTCAACTGTTCGGAGTGCACCTGGAAGCCCCAGATGGATATCTATGAAACGCCCGATGCCATCATTATTTTAGCGGAGATTGCGGGCGTCAACAAGGAAGACCTGGACGTTGAACTCAATAGCCGGGCGGTTAAAATATCCGGCCGGCGCATGGGCAAGGCGCCGGGAACGAATTCGACCTATCGGCTGGCGGAGATTCAATACGGCTCGTTTGAGAGAATTTTATATCTGCCGGTACCCATTGATCCGGAAAATGTCGGAGCGATTTACTCGAATGGCTTTCTTGAAATACGGCTTACCCGGCTTCCTCTGGACAAGACCCATAAGGTGCCTATTCTAGACGGATGA
- a CDS encoding MFS transporter, with amino-acid sequence MEKDSSQVVRSIVSIQYFLYFGVLGIFLPYFNLYCYHIGLTGFQIGAISGIRSAAFALFPLLWGAIADRSGGQRPIYIFCSIMSMLIWAFYLMTSSFWPMLIITFFYGLFYSPIISFLEAATMETLGKHKRHYGRIRAWGSISFILAVIGFGKFTDSFSMRLILFGILGISLLQCAFSFGMPKTAALGKLLNAKQVQPLFTRGTVIFLICGFLMLVSHGAYYGFFSIHLETLGCSKTFIGAAWALAVTAEILVMVNSGKLFRHLSLEKILAYSFFIAAARWLILSTCNTPAILFASQILHAFTYGAFHMASILYMDRLSPEKSKTMGQAVNNAVTYGLGLMVGFFLSGALYKAAGAYSLFLINAGIALAAGILFRYRGGVTIGS; translated from the coding sequence ATGGAAAAAGATTCGTCACAGGTTGTCCGGTCCATCGTCAGTATTCAGTACTTTCTTTATTTCGGCGTGCTCGGCATTTTCCTGCCCTATTTCAATCTGTATTGCTACCACATCGGGCTGACCGGTTTTCAGATCGGCGCCATCTCCGGCATCCGTTCGGCGGCCTTTGCGCTGTTCCCGCTGCTCTGGGGCGCCATCGCCGACCGATCCGGCGGGCAGCGGCCGATTTATATTTTTTGCAGTATCATGAGCATGCTCATCTGGGCCTTCTATCTGATGACGTCCAGCTTCTGGCCCATGCTGATCATCACCTTTTTCTACGGGTTATTTTATTCACCGATCATCAGTTTTCTGGAAGCGGCCACCATGGAAACGCTCGGAAAGCATAAGCGACATTACGGGCGCATTCGCGCCTGGGGCTCCATCAGTTTTATTCTCGCGGTGATCGGATTCGGCAAGTTCACCGATTCTTTTTCCATGCGACTCATTCTGTTCGGCATTTTGGGCATCTCCCTGCTTCAATGCGCCTTTTCCTTCGGCATGCCGAAAACCGCCGCCCTCGGTAAGCTGCTGAATGCCAAACAAGTGCAACCGCTTTTTACGCGGGGAACCGTCATTTTTCTGATCTGCGGGTTTTTGATGCTGGTCAGCCACGGCGCTTATTACGGTTTTTTTTCCATTCACCTGGAAACGCTCGGGTGCAGCAAAACCTTTATCGGCGCCGCCTGGGCGCTGGCCGTAACCGCCGAGATCCTTGTGATGGTCAACTCCGGCAAACTTTTCCGGCATCTTTCGTTGGAAAAAATTTTGGCTTACTCGTTTTTCATCGCAGCGGCCCGCTGGCTCATCCTATCAACCTGTAACACACCGGCGATCCTTTTCGCTTCCCAGATTCTTCATGCCTTTACCTATGGCGCGTTTCACATGGCCAGCATTTTATATATGGACCGGCTCAGCCCCGAAAAATCAAAAACCATGGGCCAGGCCGTCAACAATGCCGTCACCTACGGCCTGGGTCTGATGGTCGGTTTTTTTCTCAGCGGCGCGCTCTATAAGGCCGCCGGCGCCTATTCCTTATTTCTCATCAACGCGGGCATTGCCCTGGCCGCCGGGATTCTGTTTCGTTACAGGGGGGGGGTGACAATTGGGAGTTGA
- a CDS encoding acyl-CoA dehydrogenase family protein: MLNFDLSAEQIALQQTARKFAIEEVLPIAWHYDRIGEFPLSILEKAIAAGLTNADIPARFGGKGYGILEGVIITEEIAAACPGLATSIFDNSLGMQPVFLCDNEVLKETVLPDILKNNKKICFATSEPFMGSDIAGIRCKAEKDGEDYLLNGTKYWITNGGIADYICVFATIDSKMQHNGICAFLVEKKWPGVTCGRPIPKLGQRASNTVGLEFKDVRVPKENILAPPGKGFVLAMRTFARTRPAIGALSVGAARSAMEYAIDYVKKRRAFGAAIASYQGIQFKIAEMYQKVETARLLTWKAAWEADSKPDATISASVAKLYASEIALEVANEALQVFGGYGYTPFFPVEKLLRDTRLFRIYEGTSEVQRIILAGHAMGAYRPVMPPLEDLPMIRETAWDELSADERGHAGVWRCRMCGHMHHGETPPEKCPYCFMAASTFKKIEP, from the coding sequence ATGTTAAATTTCGATCTTTCCGCGGAACAGATTGCGTTACAGCAAACAGCACGCAAATTCGCGATCGAAGAGGTGCTTCCGATCGCCTGGCATTATGATCGAATCGGCGAATTTCCATTATCGATTCTTGAAAAAGCGATCGCGGCGGGACTGACCAACGCGGACATTCCCGCCCGCTTCGGCGGTAAGGGGTACGGCATTCTCGAAGGGGTCATCATCACCGAGGAAATCGCGGCCGCCTGCCCGGGGCTGGCCACCTCCATATTTGACAACTCCCTTGGCATGCAACCGGTTTTTCTATGCGACAACGAGGTCTTGAAAGAAACGGTGCTTCCCGACATACTGAAAAATAACAAAAAGATATGCTTTGCGACCTCTGAACCGTTCATGGGTTCGGATATCGCGGGCATTCGCTGCAAGGCGGAAAAGGACGGTGAAGACTATCTTCTTAACGGCACCAAGTACTGGATCACCAACGGCGGCATTGCTGATTACATCTGCGTATTTGCCACCATCGATTCAAAAATGCAGCATAATGGCATCTGTGCCTTTCTGGTTGAAAAAAAATGGCCCGGCGTCACTTGCGGCCGCCCGATTCCCAAACTGGGCCAGCGTGCCTCCAACACGGTCGGTCTGGAGTTTAAAGACGTACGCGTCCCTAAAGAAAACATTCTGGCGCCGCCGGGAAAAGGCTTTGTCCTGGCCATGCGAACCTTTGCCAGAACCCGCCCCGCCATCGGCGCGCTGAGTGTCGGCGCTGCCCGGTCCGCCATGGAATATGCCATCGACTATGTCAAAAAGCGCCGCGCCTTCGGTGCGGCCATCGCCTCATACCAGGGAATCCAATTCAAGATTGCGGAAATGTACCAAAAGGTTGAAACCGCAAGACTTTTGACATGGAAGGCCGCCTGGGAAGCCGACAGTAAACCGGATGCCACGATCAGCGCCTCGGTCGCCAAGCTGTACGCCTCCGAAATCGCACTCGAGGTGGCCAACGAAGCACTTCAGGTATTCGGCGGTTATGGTTACACCCCCTTCTTTCCGGTGGAAAAGCTACTTCGGGACACACGGCTCTTTCGCATCTATGAAGGCACCAGCGAAGTGCAGCGCATCATTCTGGCCGGCCATGCGATGGGAGCCTACCGGCCGGTCATGCCGCCGCTTGAAGACCTGCCCATGATCCGTGAAACGGCGTGGGACGAACTCTCAGCGGACGAGCGCGGTCACGCCGGTGTTTGGCGATGCCGCATGTGCGGGCATATGCATCACGGCGAGACACCGCCCGAAAAATGCCCCTATTGCTTTATGGCCGCAAGCACCTTTAAAAAGATCGAACCTTAA